ATACTGCTGGACATAGTGCTAGACATACTGTTGGACGTATTACTAGCCATACTGCTGACCGAGACAGGTGCGACATTCACCTTTGAAGCATTTATGATATGAAAAACCCTTTGTAAAGGAATATTCTTGTTGAGCTGGATTTTTATAAGATCATCTGAAATTTCTTGCATCGATTTACGACATATATAGTCATACTTCGATAAGAAGGTAAAAACTTTTCCAATACATGTATTAGTgaaatcattaaaaatataaatgtcaAAATTTAGTAAATCTGTAGATATGTATTGATTTTCTTCAATATCCggaaaatttcttttatcatCACAtattaaacaattttttaatttcagtCCATCTGTTCTGGAATTAATATCTTCCAgtttaatataaagaaaaccTACTTTTAACGATTCTTTTATATCAACTATTTTAATTGGTAATGGATTTggattattattaataataaggTATCGATAgcaattctttttaaatcttATATCATTAAAGGTTGTAAAACTTACTACTTTTAACCACCCTAAGAGTCCATGTACCCCTACTATCTCTCCTATAACTGTATATTCACTCATAATTGATATTTTGCTATTTCCTTCTGATCTCTTATCCTTTCCTTGTTGCTTTATTTGACATGTAGTATTAGGTTCTACAATATTCccttttatttgtatacCCTTCTTGTCTTTTTCGTGTAATAAATCTAAATCATTTGATCTGTTCCTATcagaataataatttctgTATAATAAATCTGGAAGACTAACAGTTGCTTCATCTAAactcttttttatatcataccTTATCAATTCTTCTTTCGATTCTGTATACGATTTTCTAGTTTCGCTATTTATAAAATCGTCAAAAGAATGATTTTCTTCCTTCCCTGGTGTATAGttgtaactttttttttccttcataTAACCAGCCTTCGAATATTTGCTTCTTTTGTAATACTTTGTTTCGGTTAAGAAGTGCCTTGTACTTGTCCCTTCGGAGTCATCATAGTAATTCTCATTATTATCGCCATtctcattatcattatcattatgaTGGTCATTCTCATTATTATCGCCATTCTCATTATCAGCATTACTaccatcatcatcatcatcgtTACTTTCGATTCTTCCTGTTTCGCTTTTTTCTCCCGTTTCGTTCCTTTTACTCACGTCAGttctttccttttcatcACTAAAACGGTTTAGCGGCTTTATattgatattattttgtGAACCCTCTTTTTCTTGACTGTACAAAGGGAAAGCctcatatttctttatattttttcttatattataaaatgcatttttagtttgtcttttcttttcctttacaACATTTTTCAATGATATGAAGTGaagtatatttttccttcttcTACCACTACGTTTATTGCATTCATTGCAGTTATTGCATTCATTGTAGTTGTTTAggcaaaaataatttttttgtctaggtaatatttttttaaaaaatactacTCCTACATGTGAAATGTGAGGGAACGCTTTCCTTCTCTTtctataacatatatttaaaagaggtacatatttatttgatGACGATGCACTTCTTTGTATGCTAGTGGTCCATGTTAAGCCGAGGAGGAAGTGCTTATATAGAGAAAGAAAGGTTATAAACAGTATTATCCTTCTCAATTTTGTGAAGCGTCGTACGAAGGATTGTGTGTATCGTTGTGTGTAGAGTTGCGTGTGGTGTTGAGTGTACTGTTTTGTGTACCGTTTTGAATAGATTTTCGAGAtgcattttttcatttatatatgacagattgtaaaagaaaaatgaaatctTTTAATTCCTGGGGAGAGAACGATGGAAAAAGTAAAGCTATTCATAATTTGCATACTGCTATGTTCACATGTTTGCATGTTATCGTGTTAACGTATCTTTTCGTGCGCcccaatttttttattttctcgcCCACCTTAGTTACAATACTGTATTATTGCACTAGCGCACTACTGCCTTATACCactatttcattatttatttaactttGGTAAAGGAAAACGGAAGTTACTGCAAGGCGTGGGAATTTCGCAagcttttccttttttctctttttttcttttttcttttttcttttttcttttttttttttttcttttttcttttttcttttttttcttttttcttttctttttttcttttctttttcttttttcttttttttcttttcttttttcttttttcttttttctttttttcttttttttttttttttttttttttttttttttttttttttttttttttttttttttttttttttttttttttttccccatagaatttttaaaataacatggtgttaatttaaaaaaaaaatccttttgtaattattttaaaattgaaaaaggcgttgcaattttttatgtatgtgtatgctTATGAGTATgtgaaaaaggaagaaagaCGAAAAGATGTTAATACCATACGAAGGGGTGGGTTATTATCGACAGCGTGTTCATAAGTGGaagcatgtatgtatgtgtgtatgtatgtatgtatgtatagtTACGTACTGTTCGTATAAGCATGTCGTCTGAACAGTCCAATATACCATTAAAGCCGATTAAGCCCGAACTATTTTTTCGAGTGTGccgtttctttttttgcaattcattatacatatttatgtatatataaatgtataaatatatatacatatttatgtatatataaatgtataaatatatatacatatttatgtatatataaatgtataaatatatatatatatgcatacatacatgtatacgtatatatatatatacacgcataaatgcatacatatatacatatatacatacataaatgcatacatatatacccacataaatgcatacatatatacacacataaatgcatacatatatacacacataaatgcatacatatatacacacataaatgcatacatatatacacacataaatgcatacatatatacatacgtacatacgtacatatgtatgtatgtatattgttttttttttttattcacgTCGAAATTTGTTATTCGTCGCAACAAAACGGCTGttgattatttttgtaattgtttaggatttttattttaatgagaTGAGGttgtgcttttttttttttttttttttatgagcGGTTAAGGTTGTAATACATTTTGTATTAACAGTCAACATTGAagttgtaattttttttttttttttttctcctttacATTTGTGTAGCTAGATCGCGTGTATAGCATTTGCAGATGACtctaaaaatttatgaatgcGTTAAGGAgcaaagtaataaaaaaagaaaggacaaaaaaatatactctAGAATAATATACCTGTTTATGtagttataattataaaatgttaaGGTGTCATAAGCCTTAATTGACCATATTTCTGCAGTAAATTGACCATATTTCTGCAGTAAATTGACCATATTTCTGCACTATCAATGTGTCAAGATAaatttgttcataaaaaagtatCATATTACTTCAtcatactatttttattagctttttaattttcataaaaataggGACCCTCCCCCACAATATATaaactataattttatataatatatttttccgtaaaaattatttatatcatgAGGACAATAAATAAgcaaatgtaaattttatctcttttattatatataaaaataaaccttttatatttcactaggttcattttctttatctatgtatatgtaaCCCTGTCTGTGtgtaaacattaaaaaaaaaaaaaaaaaaaaaaatgcaattttAAATTcgctaataataaaaaaaaaaaaaaaaaaaaaaaggaaaaaaaactatagcacatatatacatatacataatatatatgtattatatatatttacattttgctATTTCTCAAGGtcaattatttcatatatttataatatacaaagatacaaaaatgaaattaatttttattcttttatcttttatgaaaatatctAAGTCCTAGTTATAAATTTCCATTCCatgcaatttttattttattttttgttatgaAAAATGTATGTTTTGTGTTTTCctgcaaaataatatttattattataaatgcttacttacgtataaataaataaataaatatatatatatatatatatatatataggtttttttttttttttaatttaagaGAGAATCGTAAATATAGAGAACGAACTTCATGTGTATTAGCtttaattacatattaaaaatgatttgATAAAACcttgtattaataaatttatttagaaGATAGCTTAAAGAATATAGCATAGAATTTTTtgtgttaataaaaatatgcatatacataggTATTTATACctacatacgtatacatatatatttttttatgtacttgtgtatatattatatatatatatatatatatatatatatatatatatatatatatatatatatgtatattcatgTTAACATAAACGAACGTCCAGCAATAAAACAAACAGTTGTTTGAAGAAAAGCAATTTCTCAAACATTTTAGCAAGTaaccttattttattttacaaccGTATGAATATCATACGGAATATACTTAATGCGTTATTACTCATATGATGTTATTcataatgaattaaaatcAAGTGAAATTCGCAGCTATATGAAACAAATACTTAAATAAATGGTCGAGCCCTTTGTTCTTGTTTCATTCTaattgttttcttttatataccatcacatttctttttttttatatttttttacgtttACGTTTACGTGTATTTatcttatataattatgaatttattttaactttttttttttttttattagctattttaaaattgcattttttttttttcccatacccatatacataaattctGTAGCTCAATTGATTTGTGCatacaaaaggaaaaaaaaaaatagtaatatattaaaatagtaatatagtaatatagtaaaatagtaatatagtaatatagtaatatagtaatatagtaaaatagtaaaattgtaatatagtaaaatggTAATACAGTAAAATGGTAATACAGTAAAATGGTAATACagtaaaatgataatatagtaaaatgataatatagtaaaatgataatacaataaaatgataatacaataaaatgataatacaGTAAAATGATAATACAGTAAAATGATAATACAGTAAAATGATAATACAGTAAAACAGTATCATAGTAAAATGGTAATACagtaaaatgataatatagtaaaatgataatataataaaacagtattataataaaataaaataacataatatatataatgtacatatatgtaacatCTAAGCACAAATAGATGCTTAAAAATGCTGTTCaatacttatttttaatttactacTCTTTGCGTATATTGTATTCTAGTatcattcatttttctttacttCCTTTTTggtttatttttgttacattttatatgcaTGTTTGTTAATTTGTGAATTTTTAGGTTTTTCAATAATGTATGTTATTATGCGTACATACGAAAATATGTACGTACAAACATACGTAAATAcgaacatatgtacatacttatatatataacattgtatatattattttgtatgtaAAACGTAAATGCGAacaattatgtataataatcatatataaatatttatatgtatatacatacatatgtattttatataatacaatttaaATGGGCCCTtgagaatattatatattagaaattttttttttttttttttgtcatttttttttattgaaaggTAAAATACAATACTTTCTTTGAAATTTTACTGTAGTTTTTTcattatgttaatatttacattattcatatatgcttattttttttgctttcttttattttttttaaattgatGGACATTTTAATTTGAACTGTTATGTTgtttttcatgtttttcatcattcacttgtttatttttcacttttttatttttcatcttttcatttttcaccTGCTCATCCATTTTACgtattttacctttttttttcatcctatttttttgaatatatattaatattttttaatctaTCCAAAAgagttttataattaataagtaTAACACTATAGCTTATAAATGCtcattgtatatatatatatatatatatatgtatatatttaatatcttgtacttttaattacatatttatgtatgaatttgcgtatatatgtacccaTTTGTGTATGCATGTCCatttaagttttttattccattaGAGTATCATTTAACGTTAAATGTATATGGCATTATAACAGACACGATATAGTTTACATATCtgttatatgttatatgcttttttttatttttgtatgtttatgtgtatgtgtatatatagatagatatagatatataaatatagatatatatagatagatagttATTTCAtgttgtttatatatatatactccattttgtttatttaagttttttgacaaaaaatgaaaaagaaaagtaacATGTCCACAAATTACGGTAAGTTGAAAAGTCGTGTGAACCGTTATGATATGAACGGTTCATATAATTTCAATGAGCAAAAGGTTTCTAATAAGGCCATAGGGAATCATGCCAATAGCGATTTGAAGAGTAGCTATAGGGCGGAGGATGGTGGGAATGGCGGAAGTGTTGGTTGTAGTAGTGGAAATGCCAATGGAAACAgcaataataacagtaacaaaAACGCGAACATTAGTAGTACTAATAAAAAccatggtaataataatgatagcAGTAAAGGTCATAACAGCAGTAACAGCCTTAACAATAGTAACAACCTTAACAATAGTAACAGCCTTAACAATAGTAACAGCTTTAACAACAGTAACAGCAACAATCCTGCACATGGTCATGCGAACAGCACAAGTGCCAACAACTGCTACacacataatttaaaatacaataataaaaattcgtATTTATATGACTACAATTCGTATTAccaaaaaaaagtttacgaatacaaaaataaatttaaaggTAGCATTACCAATAACAGCATTAccaataatagtagtaagagtaacaataataacgGTAGTGGAAGTAAGGCTGTTCATACTTCATCAGCCATAGATGGTAGGAATAACTTGTCGTCTATCCATAATTCTGTAAGCATAcctaacaaaataataaaagatgtAGGGGGGAATAAGTATAAAGAGGATCACAAAGAGGAGTATATAGAGGAACACAAAGAAATATACGTAGGTAAAACAAACAATAGCAATGTTAGTGGCAATAATGTAGGAGgaagtgaaaaaaatgacGAAGATGATAAACTAAATGAAGAAATGAGTCTTTtgagagaaaaaatatgttttaaaatgttaaagaGTATAGACATATACATTACTGAGATAATTATGAAATCATGTTTTGTTACtgtttataaaatgaaagaagATGAATTAAAATGGACAAGGGCAGATGTTGAAGGATTCCTGTACATTGTCAGGAGATCCATAACACCTACATATAgattaattataacaaataaaaaaaatgaaaaccaTTTATTACAAGATATTAATTCAAACATAAATTTATCAACAGAtcaaaattacatattttatagaaccataaatgaagaaaagaaGTCAAAAAGTATTTACAGTTTATGGTTTTACAGTACTGAggagaaggaaaaaatatatagcgTGTTAAAAAAGCTAGTTGAAAAGGCTCGTGtagaaaatagaaaaaacattaatagtagtagtggtATTGGTATTACTACTGGTAATGGTATTACTGCTGGTAATGGTATTCCTACTACTAATGGTATTCCTACTACTAATGGTATTCCTACTACTAATGGTATTCCTACTACTAATGCAGATAATAATTGCATGAATAGAAATATGCATATTGATTATACAAAAAgtgtaaatttaatattatcaaaaaGTTGTGGTAATGTTGTTAAAGAGTGTTGTTCCTCATCGTCCATaggaatagaaaaaatagatgatgattcttttaataatgttAGTACTCATTATGAGAAGAAGGACGAGGATTTGCATAAGGGTAGTAACAATGAGGTAGATGATTACAGCTGTAACGATGGGCATATTGgaataaatagtaaaaacaatattataaGGAATTACGGTGGAATTATTAGTGAAACGAGGGGAGAGAGAGTCCTTACCAAAATTAGAGGTAACgaagaaaatgataataataacatgCAAAAGAAGAGCAAGTCAAAAAAGATAGCTCCTCTAATAACAGACAGTACAAAGACTGAGCACGAACATAATTCTGAGTTCAAAGCGGATAAGCAGCGCGATGTAAATGGTGGTAAAAGTGTAGGTAGCTGCAACAATATGAGCAACAACAGTAGCAACGTGGACGCCTACGAAAGCTACATGAAAAATGTGCACAACGTTAGTATCAGCGTCAATGATAATGGAGATGGCTGTGGTGGTAATGATGAAGATAATGGTAACGGTGTTGTACATATTAAGAAGAAAACATTGGATGAAATGGAAAATGTAAGTAACAACGATTACTTAAAAAGATTAAATCAAGAAAACCATTTAGAATATGGTGATAAGGCGGGGAAGAATTTGCTCTACCTAATTAAGGGTTTGTCATTAGAACAGGAAAAGGATCAGCAGggtaagaattttttttccaatgatgattattatgaaaatagtCATAGAAATAATTCAATTGGTGGTATAGTTAAAAATGCCGTAGCAGA
The window above is part of the Plasmodium malariae genome assembly, chromosome: 10 genome. Proteins encoded here:
- the RimM gene encoding ribosome maturation factor RimM, putative, coding for MKKCISKIYSKRYTKQYTQHHTQLYTQRYTQSFVRRFTKLRRIILFITFLSLYKHFLLGLTWTTSIQRSASSSNKYVPLLNICYRKRRKAFPHISHVGVVFFKKILPRQKNYFCLNNYNECNNCNECNKRSGRRRKNILHFISLKNVVKEKKRQTKNAFYNIRKNIKKYEAFPLYSQEKEGSQNNINIKPLNRFSDEKERTDVSKRNETGEKSETGRIESNDDDDDGSNADNENGDNNENDHHNDNDNENGDNNENYYDDSEGTSTRHFLTETKYYKRSKYSKAGYMKEKKSYNYTPGKEENHSFDDFINSETRKSYTESKEELIRYDIKKSLDEATVSLPDLLYRNYYSDRNRSNDLDLLHEKDKKGIQIKGNIVEPNTTCQIKQQGKDKRSEGNSKISIMSEYTVIGEIVGVHGLLGWLKVVSFTTFNDIRFKKNCYRYLIINNNPNPLPIKIVDIKESLKVGFLYIKLEDINSRTDGLKLKNCLICDDKRNFPDIEENQYISTDLLNFDIYIFNDFTNTCIGKVFTFLSKYDYICRKSMQEISDDLIKIQLNKNIPLQRVFHIINASKVNVAPVSVSSMASNTSNSMSSTMSSSMTNNSTDIHPTKNLNPIRVLINRKNFDLYQHEDRSCDTESNDPSERIKDDKNYYDSLDNFDGCSYKKIYKCEFCDDIYDNVSDASKHESTHFQTDEEMLYNASQLGNDKEKIYEVTQKDAKRVKNVDYFFVPIVKERTIRSVNYEMKKIYLNISTVFLLDKQK
- the DCP1 gene encoding mRNA-decapping enzyme subunit 1, putative; this translates as MSTNYGKLKSRVNRYDMNGSYNFNEQKVSNKAIGNHANSDLKSSYRAEDGGNGGSVGCSSGNANGNSNNNSNKNANISSTNKNHGNNNDSSKGHNSSNSLNNSNNLNNSNSLNNSNSFNNSNSNNPAHGHANSTSANNCYTHNLKYNNKNSYLYDYNSYYQKKVYEYKNKFKGSITNNSITNNSSKSNNNNGSGSKAVHTSSAIDGRNNLSSIHNSVSIPNKIIKDVGGNKYKEDHKEEYIEEHKEIYVGKTNNSNVSGNNVGGSEKNDEDDKLNEEMSLLREKICFKMLKSIDIYITEIIMKSCFVTVYKMKEDELKWTRADVEGFLYIVRRSITPTYRLIITNKKNENHLLQDINSNINLSTDQNYIFYRTINEEKKSKSIYSLWFYSTEEKEKIYSVLKKLVEKARVENRKNINSSSGIGITTGNGITAGNGIPTTNGIPTTNGIPTTNGIPTTNADNNCMNRNMHIDYTKSVNLILSKSCGNVVKECCSSSSIGIEKIDDDSFNNVSTHYEKKDEDLHKGSNNEVDDYSCNDGHIGINSKNNIIRNYGGIISETRGERVLTKIRGNEENDNNNMQKKSKSKKIAPLITDSTKTEHEHNSEFKADKQRDVNGGKSVGSCNNMSNNSSNVDAYESYMKNVHNVSISVNDNGDGCGGNDEDNGNGVVHIKKKTLDEMENVSNNDYLKRLNQENHLEYGDKAGKNLLYLIKGLSLEQEKDQQGKNFFSNDDYYENSHRNNSIGGIVKNAVAEEKSNFSYKDISAKSGGEAIMSLLGLSKNNDFKEEDEEKKKKKKKKNIHSSSVVGGTVIESGAGTGAVGCCGANHYINNAGIVGGANDCNGPIKASVQRRESANYSSNYKNSNVSSTVSTSNKNINNNNNNYNNNNNYNYNNNNNYNYNNNNNYNNNNNNYNNNNNNYNNNNNYSNNKAYSYSKGKQDGNNELATNYQQMERKYNEKQLCQSNSVESLHSKDIEMMMSNNTYEEEKNMTNSMVDIIKIKSGKMNIHPGPNAIHNNFSNAHENLERNILSSYNTDSYDVLLKMQNEIENNEKKYYNNNSSSIFINNNNSYVRSNNYGNDYSHGNNNNNNSNINNNNNNSNNNNNNNSSNNNNNNSNNNNNNKNNNNKNNNNKNNNNKNNNRNNNNNNNNDNKNDVFENPCNFLKNNSTINYAEGKHITEHEQNSALAKYNSSNVCGNNSSNVYGNNSSNDRGNNSSIDRGNNSSNCNNSSNCNNSSNCNNSDNHHTNNDNCVEDNKNKCITLNRNTIHNVIKETLQSDEFVNMLWKKLIMSKNFT